The Pongo abelii isolate AG06213 chromosome 7, NHGRI_mPonAbe1-v2.0_pri, whole genome shotgun sequence genome contains the following window.
TCAAAAGGACAAATAGATATTTTAAGTCACAAAACCCGtgtttaaaagcagagaaaataggACAGCTTATAACTGCTGAAGCACTGTAATTTTAACTCAGGACAAAAGTACAATGGATTATTGCCTAAAAGTTAACGATATGGTAATTTGATCTTCAAATGTAAACTCCAATTGTCCTTCTAGCTGAGAATCTTCACACCAGGGCCCTGTGAGGCAAATTCAGTACTACCACATAAAACTGACATGTTTTAAAAAAGCCTAAATTGTGTTACACCTATTAACTCTCATGATTTCAGCTAGTGGGGCCCTGCTTGGCTGAACATTCTTTATTGGAATAAAGCCTACAGTCAGACGTCAATGTCTTTGTCAATCTCTCACTGACAGTTCTACAGATAACGATGAAAACAACGCAAATCAACCACAAAGGGAAATGGTTCCTCTGGTGGAAAAAACGCAAGATGCAAGGAAACAGATGTTAGTCAACTCAAATCACAGGCAAACAAAATCACAGAGAAGTCAGCCTCTGGGAGAGCTCGGCTTCTGAATAAGCAAAGGTACCATAGGGAAGGGTACTTCAGAAAAGAATGAGTTGAATATCAAAGGATTCAGAGAACCTGGAAAAATTAAAGATGCTCTCAACCATTCCGGCAGCGTTTTGCAAGAAACAACTGTCTTTCTGAGAATGAGAGGCTGATGTGAAGGCTGCCAGGTGGCACCGTTACTCAGTTATGACAAAAGATACATGAAGACAACTTGATTCATTCTTTAAGAAGATATGTACCTAGCTGCATTTATAATCTGTATGTTCTTCAATATTAatcttacacattttatttttcaatataaaatcttaacctcttcctccctctcactACTAATTTGCAAAATTCTGGCTCCcattttaaatagtctttttctGATCACTTTTCCTGAATTAACTCTGACTTTCCTCAAGTTCCAGTTCCACATTCCAAGCTCATTGAAGCCCTGTTACTGCAAGCTCAACTAGTCCAAGTCTACGGTTGAAATCTTCTGATGCAAACTCTAATACCACCCTCCAAATTCTGCAGGTCTAAGACAGGTACCACTAATCCCCATTGACCTGGATTACCTGGTTCTCAGCTTTGATTCCCACTTCCTGTTTGACATCTTCTATCATTCTCCAAGCCCGTCGATTCTTCCTCAGATATCCCTCATATCTAAGATGACCACAGCAGGCATCACTACCTCAAGACAGATCTCTTGGCGACTCACCCACCTTCTGCCTTCACTGTGCACGCCACACTTTGCAAGCCACACTTTGCAAGCAACTCTTTGTAAAACACGGCCTTCAAAATATGATCAGCTAAGAACCTTCTGGAAGCCCATGGATCAACACCAAATTTCCTGTGTGGCACCTGAAACCTTTAATCCATCAACTGGTCCACCTTATCTCACCAACCTATCCTCTCATCAGTCCCAGATACCATCTCTCAGCTCCAGTGCAGCaggtctctctcttctctcccacaCAAGCTGTCTCCATGCCTGCCTCAGGCATTTACTAACAGCACATCCTCAGAGGCACCGTGTCCTCCTCTCAAGATTACATTTCTTTCAAGGCACAAgtcaacatttttctttgtcaAGATTTAACCTGTTACACATCCTGACGTTTTCTCACAATTGGAATCGTCTCTTTATTCATGAGTagtctattttaaataaacatgctGAGTAAATACGTAGAGAATATAAATCCTTAGATAAATGTTGATTTTTGTCTCCTTCCTAGACTATATCCTCAAGGGCCTCAGTCACACATTTCCTATTAGAGGTAGAAGAATATAAGCCATAGATTCAATATGCAACAACTACAAGAGATAAATCAATGTTAAGGTAAACAGAGAAATAAACGATTAAACTATACGAATCAGTGTTCCATTTTATAATTCTAATATGTCAAACAGAATGAACAAACCTGATACAAAAACATCAAATATATGGTAACACAAATAACATAACTCTTTTAGGCCTCTCTAAAGCTGGATAATTTGGTATTTTCATCACAAAAGCAGGAGACAACAAAGACTGCAATGTGAAATTAACCTGGGCTTTGAGTCTCTAATTTAGAATTCTTGCATTACCTCTAGTTTACCTTCTAGCCTGAAAGTTCCTGAATCATAAAGGATCTCTTTGGTTTCCTTCGTGATAAATGTTCTCTGAAAACGCTCTGCACTAGGGTTCATTTAACTGGGGTCTGGAGCACCCTAAGGGTTCTGGGACACATTCTAGACCATGAGAGAACTGTCCCTTTAAAAGGGGTCCGCGCATTACTCAAGTTCAGAAACAATGCTGTGCATCATCACTTTACTGCCCAATGAGCTCCATTTTTTCCAAGAAGAAATCTAACATGAAATCTggcaaaagcaaagcaaagtgaAAACGACAAGACGTGCGAAAGTCATCATTTAAAGCGGCAGACAGGGCCGGCTGGGTCCCGGGTGCAGCATCCCTGCTGCCCGGCCAAGCTCCGCCCATTCGAGGGGGGGATCCCGAGCGGTCAACTGAGGCGCGCGACCGCCAGGTGTcccctgccaggggctgggggagcgCGCCGGCCGCCACGGCTCACAAGGGTTGGTTCCGGGCGCCCGGATGTGGCCGCAAGGCAGGGGCGGCGGGAACCGGTCCGCGGGGTTGAGCGGCGGCTGTGGGGGCCTGGGGCAGAGAGGCTCGTCCGCAGCCCGCTCGCCGCGCCGCCGGCCCCCGCACTCCAACCCACCCGCCGATGCCAGCCCCTTCGGCCGcccgccctccctcccctcatccGCGCCCGGAAGGCAGCCTCACCTGCTTGGCCAGCCGGGGACCCCGGGAGCGGGGGACCACCAGTGGGCAGCATCACGGCCAGCTGGCTTCCTGGAGGCCGCGCTGCTTTCCTGGAGCCGCACCCCCTCCTGGCCCCCGCCGGCAACGCGTCACCGTCTGCGCCCGGAGCGCGCCCGCTGGCGGCGGGAGCGCGCACGCCGAGTGGCGCGTTGAGcgccggggggcggagcctgatCCGGGATGATTGGCATCCGAGCGCTGGGCTGTTCCGTGGATTCGCGCGGCCACGCCACCGTGCAGTGCACGGGAAATGTGGAAGTGGTAGCAGGGAGGCAGCCAGTACTGTGGCGTGGTGCTCGTCTGGTCGTCAGCGAGCCTCAGCGTACTTAGGACACCGCAGTTTATCTTTCCTTAGCGCTCCTAACGGTTATGGAAAATAGCCCTTGAAAACCTGGTAAGGACTAGGCATTGTTGCTCAACTCTTGACGTTTACACCTTTGCCGGTAACTCTCCCtgttttacaggtggggaaacggAGGCTCACACTTATTCAGTCTCTCTTGAGATCCACCTAATTCGTGAgaggtagagccaggatttcatTCTTGCCCTTCGACGGCATATGTTAGTGCCTATGTTGGGGGAGGCAGACTGCCCCATCCCTCCCCAACACACGCAATGGTTATGAGAAGAAATAAAGTGAACAGTGTTCGTGAGATTGACCCCATGACCTACACTTAGTTCAAGGCTAAGCTCTCTTAGCTCTCTGGCTTAGCAATAAACTACTTTGAAGACACAGAACTTTGCACTTGAGAGCTGGAAGAGACCTTGGGAATCCCGGGTTCCATCCTTTCTTCCACCTTGTATACAGGTGAATGCACTGTGGCCCAGAGATAGGAAGCAATCCAGTCACtttaaaagatttttagaaaCAAGAGCCCTAGAAacgtctactccattccatttatcaaGTAAAACAAGCTTAGACAGAACTGGCAGGTCTGCATCTTAACACGGAATCCTTCTTGGTCCAGCACCCGCCTGGGTCACCTCTTCGTGGATTCAGCTACTGTTAACGGAAGAAACCATGAAGCCTCAGAAGGTTAGAGCCAAAGGGACTCTACTGTCTAGCCCCAATCACCTTCTTTTACAGTTAAGAGCCTGGAacccagagaggttgagtgacttgGCCAAGACCccctggaggcagaggagagCAGAGCCAATGTTTCAGACTCCCACATGACTCGCGCATCAGTGTCTTTTTCTGACAATCTGTTGCTATAAGAAATTACTCTTTTGGATAATTTACACACTAGAAAACCCTGTGACCCAAGGCTAGCATTGAGAAGCTAGAGCTGGCCACTGACATACTGTGATTTTAAGGACAGGCTCCTTCGAAATTATCTGCCTTTCAAAATCCTTGCCATTGGAGACACTGGTTGGGGTTATGTTAGTCTTCCTTAAGGAGGGCTCTACTGAAATGCCAGActaggcccggcatggtggctcactactgtaatcccagcactttgggaggccaaggcaggtggcttgcctgagattaggagttcaagaccagcctgaccaacatggtgaaaccccatctctattaaaaatacaaacactagctgggcatagtggcttttttgtgcctgtaatcccagctactcgggaggctgagacaggagaattgcttgaacccgggaggcggaggttgcagtgagccgagatcatgccaatggactccagcctgggcaacagagtgagacaccatctcagagagagagagaaaaaaagccagACTAGTAAGTATTATCACACCATCCATATTTCCtgataatttatatgtaataattGTCCGATAAGagctaggaaagaaaaatatagtaaAGTATGGAAACGTGTAACTTGGCATATTACATCCTAGAGCTGCAGTGACAAATTGCCCTCAACTGTGTGGCTTAAAGCAAGATAATTTATTGTCTTCCAGTTCTAGATGGTAGAAGCCTGaaatgaaggtgtcagcagggctgtgctctCTCTAAAGATCTAGAGGAGgatccttctttgcctcttcctagcttctggtggctacTGGCCATCCTTGGCCTTCCTCAGCTTGTAGGTGCATCACTTTGGTCTCTGCCTCTGTTGTCACATGGTAttatctctgtgtgtctgtgtctctgtctccaagTTTCTCTCTTCTCATAAAGACACCAGCCATATTAGATTCAAGGCTCACCCTAATCCAGTGTGATCTTATGATCTCATATTAACTTGATTATatttgcaaagaccctatttccaaataaggtcacattcatggGTTCTGGGTGGACATGAATTTTTTGGGGGTGGTCACTATTCAACTTAGTACATGAGAGGACCATCCTGGTCTGGTTCATCAGGGAAAGCTTCTTTGAGGTAATGATGTCTGAGGTCACACCTGCATAATGAATGGGAATTTATTAGAATTCTGGGCCTATATGAAGGAATAGTATTTCAGTCAGTGGAAACAGCAAAGAGGCTCTGAAGGGGCCCATTCTCACTTGTTAACAAGAGAAACAAAGACTGGAgctaggctgggcacgatggctcacgcctgtaatcccaacactttgggaggctgaggcgggtggatcatgaggtcaagagatcgagaccatcctggctaacatggtgaaaccctgtctctgctaaaaaaaaatacaaaaaattagccgggcgtagtggcaggcgcctgtagtcccagctactcgggaggctgaggcaggagaatggcatgaacccgggaggcggagcttgcagtgagctgtgatcgcatcactgcactccagcctgggtgacagagcaagactccatctcaaaaaaaaaaaaaaaaaaaactggagctAACAGGAGGGAACACTTACTAAGTACTCTATGCCAGGCATGGTTGTAAGAACATTAGAAAACACTGCATACAGAATGATAATGAAACTATATCAaaatatgtggaatggagtcaGAACAGTCCttaaagagaaatttatagctttaaaagtttattttagtaaaggaaaaaggtttgaaATCAATTATCTAAGTTTCCAACTTATGAAGttagaataagaaaacaaacctgAAGTgaataggaggaaaaaaataataaaaaataatgtgagaCATTAACCAACTTacaagttggttctttgaaaatattaacaaaattgcTAAACTCCTAGTGAGATTGAGCAGgacaaaataacacaaataacAAATATCAAGAATAAAAGAGGAACATCCCTACAGATATACAGAAATTGAAAATATAGTAAGAAAACATTATGAATAACTTTATGCTGATGATTTCGATAATTTACATTAAATGGAAAAAgtctttgaaaaatacaacttcccaaaactggcacaagaagaaatagaacatttgaATCACCCCGTATCTTTAAGGTcctaaaaagaaaataccagaGCAAGATGGCTTCACTAGTAAATGTTTATCAATCATTTAAGAAAGgtaatattgattttatataaactcttttgaaagaacaaaggaagagagaacactttttaatttataattcagTATAATCCCGAtaccaagaaataaaaaggaaggaaaagcacACACCTGTATTTCTTACATaggtgcaaaaattttaacaaaatattggcaaatcaaGGTCGGGTATaatgactcatgtctgtaatcccagcactttgggaggccaaggcaggtggatcacctgaggtcaggagtttgagaccagcctggccaacatggtgaaaccccatctctactaaaaatacaaaaattagccaggcaaggtggtgggcacttttaatcccagctactcaggaggttgaggcaggagaattgcttgaacctgggaggtggcagttgcagtgagctgagattgcaccactgcacccagcgtgggtgacagagtgagactccatctcaaaaaaacaaaaacaaaaacaaaattggcaaatcaaatccagcggCATCTGAAAGAGCAAGATAGCATTACcaggtgggattttttttttgaggaatgcAAAATTggctcaacatttgaaaatcaatcaatgtcatTCACTACATAAACagagtaaagaagaaaatttatatgATTCATATGATCTCAGTCAATGTAAAaaaatttggcaaaattcaacacccattcatgattttAAAGAAAGCCTTCATCAACTATAAAGGGAATGATTTTCCTCAGCTTGATGGAGCATCTACAAAAGAATACAGCTATCATGGTTGTAAAATCAAAGTAACTCATTATGTGCATGGGACTTTAAAAGTGTTAAATGAAATATTGAACAAATATGTGATACCTGGAGATACATGACCATTTTGCAACCATGGGACAACAGTCATCCTGATAAGAGCCAACAATAAATACGATGGAACCAAAAGATAGAATTGTTTGGGTCCATGATGGCATCATTAAACCGCTGAACTAGTACCAGTGACTGTGTCTACCCCCTGACTTCTTATTAGGAGAGAAAAATAAGCtctttatttgtttacatttcttttggttggATATTCCACTAGTTGTCATtaggtctttaaaaatatttgttgattggtTGGGTGACTTGCTCAGGGTCATAAAACTGAATGGGAGACAGGATGACTTAGTGTAAAAAGTACCAAGCTGGGAGGCAGGAAACCTGAATCCTTATCCCTTTATGCTACCAATAGACTGTGTAAACTTAGAAATTGTAGTTTGCCTCACTGGTCCTCACCACCCATATATAATTTGTAAAAGGAAAGGGGTTTGTGGAGATGGCTAAGCTGACCTTTAACGTTCTTTCCAGGTCTAAAATCTATGATTTCTAAGAGGCAAAAGAGAAGACTAGAAGTAAggttttccctttctctcttctcctttccctctctgctgtggtctgaatgtgccCCCCAATTTTCATGTGTTGAAACGTAATGGCCAATGTGATTAGTGTTAAGGGGTTCTGCCTCTCAGCAttaattaagtcatgagggtggagccctcatgggtAGGATTAGAgaccttataaaagggcttgaggaaACACGTTTactctcttctgctcttctgccctGTAAGTACTTAGCACTCAACCCCTTTCTGTCTTTCCATACCTTCTGTCAGATGAGGACACCTATATGGCTCAATCTTTGAGGAACAGGTTTTTACCAGATATAAAATGTgctttggacttcccagcctccagaactgtgagaaaataaatttctggcctttataaattatccagtctgtggtactttgttatagcggcacaaatgaactaagacagtctcttcttctccctccttttttccttccttctctttcttcttcttcttcttttttttttttttttttttttttttttttttgagatggagtgtagctctctcacccaggctggaatgaatgcagtggtgccttctcagcttactgcaagctccatctcctgggttcacaccattctcctgcctcagcctcccgagtagctgagactacaggcacccgccaccatgcctggctaatatttttgtatttttagtagagacggggtttcactgtgttagccaggatggtcttgatctcctgacctcgtgatccgcccgcctcggcctcacaaagtgctgggattacaggtgtgagccaccatgcccggcctctttcttcttaagaaatgaaacataaggaccaggcacaggggctcatgcctataatcccagcactttgggaggtgaaagtgggaggattgctcgagcccaggagtttgaggctgcagtgagctgtgatcgcaccactgcactccatcctgggtgacagagcaagatcctgtctccaaagaaaacttaaaaaaaaaacaaacataagataGAAgacctctttccttctcttgttGAACTTGAGATTTCTTTGTAACAGTGTATATGGGAATGTTGATGAATGGATTAGGGCAGATGAACAACCATCAATATCTAAAACCCAATTATGATTTCTCTTTAATTATCTTTCTAGAAAACCCTCCAACATGGCAGTTGCTTGAAATTCTGCTCTCCAAATGTTTTAATCCATCATTCCGAGGAACTAAATTGGCTCACCTGTCCCTCCTGGCTGTGTGTGGGTGTTGGGGGAAGGTAACCATGCTAGATGTCAGGAAACAAAGGAATCTTGCGGCCCTTGGAAATGGGGAGTCCTCTTCCCTGGACCTGTTTGCTTTCCAAGACATTCATGCACAGACTATTTCTGAGTGGCTTGGCTAATAATCCTATATATTTACACAGCCTTTGTCTTCAGGAGATCATGTCACTTTACAGACATGGTCTCATTTATGAGCTCAGCATTCCTAAGGCAAAGGGATTTTTATTTCACGGTGTTTTGttgtggagagaaagagaaagtgactTGTTCAAAGCAACATCAAAATCCAGGGTTTCctccaaactttttaaaaaaattatttatttatttattttttgagaccaagtttcgctcttgttgcccaggctggagtgcaatggcgtaatcttggctcaccacaacctctgccttccgggtgcaagcaattctcctgcctcagcctcctgagtagctgggattacaggcatgcgccaccacgccgggttaatttttatgtatttttagtagagacagggtttctctgtgttggtcaggctggtctcgaactcccaacctcaggtgatccacccacctcggcctcccaaagtgctgggattacaggcgtgagctaccacatctggcccTAAATCCAGGGTTTCCTCCAGACTTTTCTCATCAAAGCAGAGTGATCAAACTGTACCATAAAGGAGTCACATGGGAGATGGGTAAttgaacacacaaacacatgcacacacacacacacaaaccacacacacacgtagGCAGCAGACATGGTTGCTTTTACTGCTAGGGACCCATCACTCtagttttggtaacagtacctcAAATTTCTGAAGGAATATACTCAGGTCATATTTGGTCCATTTGGGTCAGAAATTATGACCCTGGCCTGGTTAAGCAAGGTAATTTTTTCTCCTGATTGTGATGATTGGCACATGAGTCAATGTTGTTCTGATTAGATATAAGCCCCATTTTTCAATATCAGCTTCATCTGTGATAAAGATGATACTTTGGTTTGTAAACCCAGAAAATCAGAGAcaagtctcagttaatttagaaagtttattttgccaaggttgaggatgtgcgCCCGTGGCacagcctcaggagatcctgacaACGTGTGCCCAAGGTGGCTGGGGCACCGCTTcggtttatacattttagggagacatgagacatcaatcaatatatgtaagacatacattggttccatccagaaaggcagggacaactcaaagcaaggAGGGGGCTTCCAGATCGCTGGTAGGTGAGAGAAAAGGgcttgcattcttttgagtttctgatgaaCCTTTctaaaggaggcaatcagaatatGCCTCTATGTCAGTGAGCAGAAGGATGACTTTgagtagaatgggaggcaggtttgccctgagcagtttccagcttgcattttccctttggcttagtgattttggggccccaagatattttcctttcacaggttttcatatagtttttgtttcatttctaaaattattcaaaCTTAAGCAGGAAGCAGCGGGTAGTTTATTGGACACCTTAAACCTCTCTCTGTTCCTTCTTCACACCAGATAACATACCATTCTTCCTCTCAGCATCCTTCCCGAATGCACCATCACCTTTAAGTTAAGGTTGAAATTCCTGAGCAAATCAACTGCAAATCAATGAGGTGATCAGATGTCATGGACAGGATGGCTTCACACTAGTCTCCTTGGCATGACACCCCAAGGCCATGGTTAAGTTGCTTTCAACTTTTAAGCCTGATGTCCAGACACTTCTCCATGTATATTTTCGCTGCGTTCTAACATGTTTAATGGACTATTTGCTTGTTTCTCGATtgtgccttcttttctttcttttctttttttttttttttgagatggagtttcactcttgttgcccaggctggagtgcagtggtgtgatctcggctcactgcaacctctgcctcccgggttcaaacaattcttctgcctcagcctcccgagtagctgggactacaggcacgtgccaccatgcctggctaatttttgtatttttagtagagatggggtttcaccatgttggtcaggctggtctcga
Protein-coding sequences here:
- the LOC129060828 gene encoding uncharacterized protein LOC129060828 is translated as MKTTQINHKGKWFLWWKKRKMQGNRCLRQVPLIPIDLDYLVLSFDSHFLFDIFYHSPSPSILPQISLISKMTTAAKQSENDKTCESHHLKRQTGPAGSRVQHPCCPAKLRPFEGGIPSGQLRRATARCPLPGAGGARRPPRLTRVGSGRPDVAARQGRREPVRGVERRLWGPGAERLVRSPLAAPPAPALQPTRRCQPLRPPALPPLIRARKAASPAWPAGDPGSGGPPVGSITASWLPGGRAAFLEPHPLLAPAGNASPSAPGARPLAAGARTPSGALSAGGRSLIRDDWHPSAGLFRGFARPRHRAVHGKCGSGSREAASTVAWCSSGRQRASAYLGHRSLSFLSAPNGYGK